One genomic segment of Paenibacillus sp. FSL H8-0332 includes these proteins:
- the rpsB gene encoding 30S ribosomal protein S2 produces MAVISMKQLLEAGVHFGHQTRRWNPKMDRYIFTERNGIYIIDLQKTVKKVEEAYNFVKSVAGDNGTILFVGTKKQAQDSVKEEAERSGMFFINQRWLGGTLTNFQTIQKRIDRLKKLEAWEEDGTFAVLPKKEVILLRKEKDRLEKFLGGIKNMKGLPSALFIIDPRKERIAVAEARKLGIPIVAIVDTNCDPDEIDYVIPGNDDAIRAVKLLTGKMADAVVEAHQGEDTTTA; encoded by the coding sequence ATGGCAGTAATTTCCATGAAGCAGCTTCTCGAAGCTGGGGTACACTTCGGTCATCAGACTCGTCGTTGGAACCCAAAGATGGATCGTTATATCTTCACTGAAAGAAACGGAATTTACATTATTGACTTGCAAAAAACAGTCAAAAAGGTAGAGGAAGCTTACAACTTTGTAAAGAGCGTCGCTGGCGACAACGGCACAATCCTATTCGTAGGAACAAAGAAGCAAGCACAGGATTCCGTAAAAGAAGAAGCTGAACGTTCAGGTATGTTCTTCATTAACCAACGTTGGCTGGGTGGTACCCTGACTAACTTCCAGACGATTCAGAAGCGTATTGATCGCCTGAAGAAATTGGAAGCTTGGGAAGAAGACGGTACCTTTGCAGTATTGCCTAAGAAAGAAGTTATCCTTCTCCGCAAAGAGAAAGATCGTCTTGAGAAATTCCTGGGCGGTATCAAGAACATGAAAGGTCTTCCAAGCGCGCTGTTCATCATTGACCCGCGTAAAGAGCGCATTGCAGTAGCAGAAGCTCGCAAATTGGGTATTCCTATCGTAGCTATCGTTGATACTAACTGCGATCCGGATGAAATTGACTACGTAATTCCAGGCAATGACGACGCTATCCGCGCCGTGAAGCTCTTGACTGGTAAGATGGCTGATGCCGTTGTTGAAGCTCATCAGGGCGAAGACACAACTACAGCTTAA
- a CDS encoding 1-deoxy-D-xylulose-5-phosphate reductoisomerase — MKRISILGSTGSIGTQTLDVVAMHPEAFEVDGLAAGNNTALLLEQVRRFKPRRVSVSTKELAEEIRSSLPAGVELYSGSEGLVEIAAGGDAETVVTALVGSVGLQSTLAAIEAGRHIGLANKETLVTAGHLVTELAGRKGVKLLPVDSEHSAIFQCLNGENREDVAAITITASGGSFRDYKREELKNVTVEDALRHPNWSMGAKITIDSATMVNKGLEVIEAHHLFALPYEQIDVLLHPESIIHSYVEFRDSSIIAQLGTPDMRVPIQYALTYPDRWPSPAKRLSLAQVASLTFREMDYERYPALKMAIDCGIAGGTFTTAFNAANEVAVARFLRGEIPFLRIDEIIDEVLQRHHNAANPGLEEIHLCDMASRELAAVL; from the coding sequence GTGAAAAGAATTAGTATTCTCGGCTCCACAGGCTCCATCGGTACCCAGACGCTGGACGTTGTAGCCATGCATCCGGAAGCCTTTGAAGTCGATGGGCTGGCGGCGGGAAACAATACTGCACTGCTGCTGGAACAGGTCCGCCGCTTCAAGCCGCGCCGTGTTTCGGTATCCACAAAGGAGCTTGCAGAGGAGATCAGATCCAGTCTGCCTGCCGGTGTAGAGCTGTATAGCGGAAGTGAAGGGCTGGTGGAGATTGCTGCCGGGGGCGATGCTGAGACGGTCGTGACTGCGCTCGTAGGCAGTGTAGGACTTCAGTCTACGCTTGCGGCGATTGAAGCCGGCAGACATATTGGACTGGCTAATAAGGAGACGCTCGTGACCGCCGGACATCTGGTTACAGAGCTGGCTGGACGCAAAGGCGTGAAGCTGCTGCCAGTGGACAGTGAGCATTCGGCGATTTTCCAATGTTTAAATGGCGAGAATCGTGAAGATGTGGCTGCGATTACCATTACTGCCTCCGGCGGTTCATTCCGTGATTATAAGCGAGAAGAGCTTAAGAATGTAACCGTAGAGGACGCACTTCGTCACCCCAACTGGAGCATGGGAGCCAAGATTACTATAGATTCGGCAACCATGGTCAACAAAGGCCTGGAGGTTATTGAAGCCCACCATTTATTCGCTCTTCCGTATGAGCAGATTGATGTGCTGCTGCATCCGGAGAGCATTATTCATTCGTATGTGGAATTCCGTGACAGCAGCATTATTGCTCAGCTGGGGACTCCTGATATGCGGGTTCCTATTCAATACGCACTAACCTATCCCGACCGCTGGCCGTCGCCCGCGAAGCGATTGTCGCTGGCTCAGGTAGCTAGCCTGACCTTCCGGGAGATGGACTATGAGCGCTATCCGGCGCTGAAGATGGCTATTGACTGCGGAATTGCGGGCGGCACATTCACGACGGCCTTCAATGCAGCCAATGAGGTCGCTGTTGCCCGCTTCCTGCGCGGTGAAATTCCTTTCCTGCGCATTGATGAGATTATTGATGAAGTGCTTCAGCGCCATCATAATGCGGCAAACCCTGGTCTGGAAGAGATTCATTTGTGCGACATGGCTTCCCGTGAGCTTGCGGCTGTCCTGTAA
- the frr gene encoding ribosome recycling factor, translated as MPQSVKKNAEERMEKAILSLKRDLATLRAGRASTSLLDRIQVEYYGAPTPLNQLANISTPDSRTLLIQPWDKTSMSDIERAIMKSDIGITPANDGTIIRLSIPPLTEERRGELVKFTKKFGEEAKVAIRNIRRDANDDIKKMEKNGISEDESHGHQEDIQKSTDKFIAEVDKVLLSKEKEIMEV; from the coding sequence ATGCCACAATCGGTTAAGAAGAATGCCGAAGAGCGTATGGAAAAAGCGATTCTCTCGCTGAAGCGCGACTTGGCAACACTGCGGGCGGGACGCGCTTCGACGTCGCTGCTGGATCGCATCCAAGTTGAATATTACGGTGCTCCAACTCCTCTCAATCAGCTGGCCAACATCAGCACACCGGATTCCCGGACCCTGCTGATCCAGCCGTGGGACAAAACCTCGATGTCTGACATCGAACGGGCGATTATGAAGTCTGACATTGGGATTACACCTGCCAATGACGGTACGATCATCCGCCTGTCGATTCCTCCGCTTACTGAAGAACGCCGCGGCGAACTTGTGAAGTTCACTAAGAAGTTCGGCGAAGAAGCTAAGGTAGCGATCCGCAACATCCGCCGTGATGCGAACGATGACATCAAGAAGATGGAGAAGAACGGCATTTCAGAAGACGAATCACATGGACATCAGGAAGATATCCAGAAATCAACGGATAAGTTCATAGCTGAAGTCGACAAAGTGCTCTTGTCCAAAGAAAAAGAGATTATGGAAGTATAA
- the tsf gene encoding translation elongation factor Ts, which translates to MAVDAKAVKELRERTGAGMLDCKKALEEANNDITKAAELLREKGLSAAANKAGRIATEGTVESYIHAGGRIGVLVEINCETDFVGKTDSFKEFARDIAMQIAAANPLYVRREEVPSADVEKEKEILKAQALNEGKPEKIVEKMVEGRISKFYEEYCLMEQSFVKDPDKTISQLLNEKISTIGENITIRRFVRFELGEGLEKKVDNFVEEVMAQVKQ; encoded by the coding sequence ATGGCAGTAGATGCAAAAGCAGTAAAGGAACTTCGCGAAAGAACAGGAGCAGGAATGCTCGATTGTAAAAAAGCGCTTGAAGAAGCAAACAACGATATCACCAAAGCGGCAGAATTGCTTCGTGAAAAAGGCCTGTCCGCAGCAGCTAACAAAGCTGGACGTATTGCTACTGAAGGTACTGTAGAATCTTATATCCACGCTGGCGGCCGTATTGGCGTTCTGGTAGAAATCAACTGCGAAACTGACTTCGTAGGCAAAACCGATTCCTTCAAAGAATTTGCCCGTGATATCGCTATGCAAATCGCAGCAGCGAACCCGCTGTATGTTCGTCGTGAAGAAGTACCTTCTGCAGATGTAGAGAAGGAAAAAGAGATTCTTAAGGCTCAAGCGCTGAACGAAGGCAAGCCTGAGAAGATCGTTGAAAAAATGGTGGAAGGCCGCATCAGCAAGTTCTATGAAGAATACTGCTTGATGGAGCAATCCTTCGTTAAAGACCCGGATAAGACGATTTCCCAACTGCTGAATGAAAAAATCAGCACCATTGGCGAGAACATCACTATCCGCCGCTTCGTTCGTTTCGAACTGGGTGAAGGTCTTGAGAAGAAAGTTGACAACTTCGTAGAAGAAGTAATGGCACAAGTTAAACAATAA
- a CDS encoding isoprenyl transferase: MIKRIQEWLSRKDRQEPVEISPDNIPRHVAIIMDGNGRWAKRRGLPRIVGHQNGMKAVKRATIAANDLGVEFLTLYAFSTENWSRPKDEVDFLMRLPVEFLAIELDELIHKNVQVRVMGNAEALPSHTRKAMEEAVARTQSNTGLILNFALNYGGRKEIEDCMRGLGKDIQAGVLSPEEITSELIDSRLLSGGLPDPDLLIRTSGEMRLSNFMLWQVAYSEFWFTDAYWPEFDKTHLMQAVAEYQRRTRRYGGLK, encoded by the coding sequence ATGATCAAACGGATTCAAGAATGGCTGAGCCGTAAAGACAGGCAGGAGCCAGTCGAGATTTCACCGGATAATATTCCCCGGCATGTAGCGATAATTATGGATGGCAATGGCCGCTGGGCGAAACGGCGCGGTCTGCCCCGTATTGTAGGCCATCAGAACGGGATGAAGGCGGTCAAACGTGCGACGATTGCCGCGAATGACCTGGGCGTTGAATTCTTGACCCTGTATGCTTTCTCTACGGAGAACTGGAGCCGGCCGAAGGATGAGGTTGATTTCCTCATGCGCCTCCCTGTAGAATTCCTGGCGATTGAACTGGACGAATTGATTCATAAGAATGTTCAAGTACGTGTAATGGGGAATGCCGAGGCTTTGCCTTCCCATACCCGTAAGGCTATGGAAGAAGCGGTTGCCCGCACGCAGAGCAATACCGGACTTATTCTGAATTTTGCATTAAACTACGGCGGACGCAAGGAAATTGAGGATTGTATGCGCGGCTTGGGCAAGGATATCCAGGCAGGAGTCCTGTCACCTGAAGAGATCACTTCAGAGCTGATTGACAGCAGACTGTTGTCCGGCGGATTACCTGATCCTGACCTCTTGATCCGTACCAGCGGTGAAATGCGGCTCAGTAATTTTATGCTGTGGCAGGTCGCCTATAGTGAATTTTGGTTTACGGATGCGTACTGGCCGGAGTTTGACAAGACGCATCTGATGCAGGCTGTCGCTGAGTATCAGCGCCGCACACGCCGTTATGGTGGATTGAAGTAG
- a CDS encoding phosphatidate cytidylyltransferase, translated as MKQRLITGIVAGALFLGLCYWGGWPYQLMLTAMALIGYYEFVKMTGTATFGLTAVFGYASVVGFMIPWDLLGIDKLFSWEQGIWLLMLLFLLVTVFSKNKLDIKITAMMFTGIVYIGMGFSYMGIARGAGDGHGLFWTILLLCCIWGSDAGAYFVGRSFGKNKLWPAISPNKTIEGALGGVLISAVLSIVFALLVPDLLTIGRALLIGIACAVLGQLGDLVQSAYKRVYGIKDSGSLLPGHGGILDRCDSWIIVFPFVHIVMLMPYY; from the coding sequence TTGAAGCAGCGATTGATTACCGGAATTGTTGCCGGGGCCTTGTTTTTAGGGTTATGCTATTGGGGTGGCTGGCCGTATCAGCTGATGCTGACTGCCATGGCCCTCATCGGCTATTATGAATTTGTGAAAATGACGGGTACAGCTACCTTTGGACTGACTGCTGTATTTGGTTACGCATCTGTAGTAGGTTTTATGATTCCTTGGGACCTCCTGGGAATAGATAAGCTATTCTCTTGGGAACAGGGGATATGGCTGTTAATGCTGCTGTTCCTGCTGGTTACTGTGTTCAGTAAGAATAAGCTGGATATCAAAATCACCGCAATGATGTTCACCGGCATTGTTTACATAGGGATGGGGTTCTCCTATATGGGAATTGCCCGTGGTGCGGGAGACGGCCATGGCCTCTTCTGGACGATCCTGTTGCTGTGCTGTATCTGGGGCAGTGATGCCGGAGCCTATTTTGTTGGCAGAAGCTTCGGGAAGAATAAGCTGTGGCCTGCAATCAGTCCTAACAAGACCATTGAGGGCGCTCTTGGCGGAGTGTTGATTTCTGCTGTCCTATCGATTGTTTTTGCTTTACTGGTTCCTGATCTGCTGACGATCGGACGCGCGCTGCTGATTGGAATTGCCTGCGCCGTGCTGGGTCAGCTCGGAGATCTTGTACAATCTGCCTATAAACGGGTGTACGGTATTAAGGATTCAGGCTCACTGCTGCCCGGTCACGGAGGCATCCTGGACCGCTGCGACAGCTGGATTATCGTATTTCCTTTCGTACATATCGTAATGCTGATGCCTTACTATTAA
- the pyrH gene encoding UMP kinase produces MEQPVFKRVVLKVSGESLSGQNGYGIDAETIISIAEQVKEVVELGVQVAIVCGGGNIWRGIAGSENGIDRATADYMGMLATVMNSLALQDALEQIDVPTRVQTSIAMQQIAEPYIRRRAIRHLEKGRVVIFAAGTGNPFFSTDTTAALRAAEIEAEVILMAKNKVDGVYSADPFKDSTAVKYEQLTYMDILNKNLGVMDSTASSLCMDNNIPLIVFAITEQGNIKRVVLGEKIGTIVKGSVN; encoded by the coding sequence TTGGAACAGCCGGTATTTAAGAGAGTGGTCCTTAAGGTAAGCGGTGAATCGCTCTCCGGACAGAATGGCTATGGCATCGATGCCGAAACGATCATCTCTATTGCGGAGCAGGTCAAGGAAGTCGTTGAGCTAGGAGTTCAGGTTGCGATTGTATGCGGCGGGGGCAACATCTGGCGCGGGATCGCCGGGAGCGAGAACGGGATTGACCGGGCGACAGCGGATTATATGGGAATGCTGGCAACGGTGATGAACTCGCTGGCCTTGCAGGATGCTCTGGAGCAGATCGACGTCCCTACCCGGGTACAGACTTCTATTGCCATGCAACAGATTGCGGAGCCTTATATCCGCCGCCGGGCCATCCGGCATTTGGAGAAAGGCCGCGTAGTAATTTTTGCCGCCGGAACAGGGAATCCGTTCTTCTCGACAGATACTACGGCAGCGCTCAGAGCAGCCGAGATTGAAGCTGAGGTCATCCTGATGGCCAAGAACAAAGTAGACGGCGTCTACTCCGCAGATCCGTTCAAGGACAGCACAGCCGTGAAGTACGAGCAGCTCACTTACATGGATATTCTGAACAAAAACCTGGGTGTCATGGATTCCACCGCTTCCTCACTCTGCATGGATAATAATATACCGCTCATTGTGTTTGCTATTACAGAGCAAGGCAATATCAAACGCGTCGTTCTCGGTGAAAAGATTGGGACGATCGTTAAAGGGAGTGTAAATTAA